AAACGCCCCTCGTCACACTGAATGGCGGTCTGAGACAATTCCCAGTTAGCCTCGCTTATCAACTTGGGATGTCCTGCATAACTTTGCCCTTACCTCTTGCATTACGAGCAAGCACAAGAGTGCCTTCGTATTCATCACACTCCCCGCGTGCTTTGTCTAAGCGGGTCCTATTGAGAACCCACAGTACCTCTGCTCTTAACGCTAGTAGACGCACGAGTTTATCTTTGGGATAGAGCAAGTTCACGAGCGCTGAGACAGTCGCTAAGGATAGAGTGTACCCCGGGAGCCGCGGAGTCACTTGATCAGAGGTACACGAACGACAATCAGCGATAGCAGGATCTATAGTTGTTGTCATTAGTGAGGACTCCATAAGAAGCGAATTGGCAGCGTACCGAGCTATGACAGCGTCATCTAAAGCATGTTGAATGGTAGATGTCATATGTCCATCCCTCTGAGCCGTTCGATGCACATCATGACGTTCCGCAAACTGGACACGCATGGAGTCCCTTTTCGCTAATCTGTACTCACGAAGCGCTTCAACTTCGACTTTCACTAACAACAGGCGCTCCAGTTCCGCCTCTTTGAACATCGAGACCAGAGCAGGAATAGGCGCTAAGGTTAAAAATTACCCATGAAGGGAATGATCCATTTAAGTAAAGTATCCTACGAGAAGAAGCAAAAATGGAAAATGAGGTGTTTGAGGCAGATAAACGAATATAAGGAACAACATCTATATATAGAGGAAGTATCATCATAAATGACATGACAACCGTCCCGCTGTTTGTGACGCATGGTAATCGAGAGTAAAGAATGATTTGACTATCGGGTCATTTGACAATTgatccaatagtcaggggactaatgttgatacatgaaaaatattatcccTTAGCCGGGCTAGTGTGCCCTCCAAGGGGAGGCAAGTCCAACATgaaacatggggacttggggactaaagcccaagtccgcCAAGAAAATGTTCATTAGACAGAAAGGAtaagggaggaattaataggaaagaaagaggttttattagagaaagaatggtattagtagtaattaaagaagtCTAAGACACGTGGCATGATGTCATGAACGGAAggagcttttggaaagtctatataaagaaggacaagatacaatggaaagacaactctctctcttactattcttggtaaagtAAGGTCATTTGGCTAGGTAAAacgggtagaacctcaaacctaaattcacccctcaacaacACCAAATAGACGATTAATGATATAGGATACTTACTTTGATTACCAATACTGTAATTATACTTCTCTTGATTGTTGATTATAACGAAGTAGAGAAGGGAAAACCTTACCTAATAGCATTCGATTCCATCAAAAACTAAACTTCATCCACGGactcaccttgttttctttgtttcgTGTTCAACACTAACAAGCACCTACCATACTTAAAAAATTGGAATATGGAAGTGGAAGAATAGCTTGGTTAGACGCGTAGTTGGGCTAAGACGCTGGGCTTGGACAGCTGGGCGCTTGGTCTCTTGACAGACTTGGTGGACTAAATTGATTGAGGTGGTGGACTAAATTGGTTTGGCAGGTGCAGTAAATAAAAAAGATCTCAAAACTATCATAATAATCTTTCTCCACAACTATGTTTTTTGAGAAGAGAATCTCCAAGTCCATTTTGCAAATGGCTGGACGAAGTTGGTAAAACTTGTATGGCCGTTCATTACAGTAGCTAATATTTGGGCTTATCTTGAAATTTAAATCTGCAACTACAATCTATATTTGGGTAATATTTGGCCAAACCAAAGctcttttccagtagcaagtaccaggtTGAGCAGGGATATTGTATCATAAAGACCGTATCTCCAAGGTTGTGACTAAGCTTTTACACCGGCTGTCTGCTAGCCGAGATGCAACTTACCCGAAGGTAAGAGTAATCCTTAACACCTTCCGTGTCTTGTTCGTTTTCGACACAGGGATAGTGTCCCATCACTTCCATGGGATTACGCATTCGCGACCATGTAGGTGATGAGGTCACGTACTCCATGTCCCGGCTGCAGGGCTACGGGGTGATTATTCCCCTTCACGATCCTGCGAACTGCAGAGCTACTGAGGGATTCCCTTTTCACAATTCTGCCATGACGGTTTACTTATTTGCGGTTTACACAGTCCTACTAAGAGAGAAAGCTTGAAACgaataatcaaaaataaagaacGGTCTAGTCACGCACCTCATGTACATACCTCTTTCACGTGGATCGCTGTCCTCCACGCTGTTCTGTCGAGCGCCAACTCTCTCTCCAAGCCTCGGTCTTTCAGGTCCCTCTTAATAAGTTCATCCCAGGTTAATTTCAGTCGTCCTCGTTTTTTCCATTCTCCCTTCGGCTAGTCCGATGCGTCCTACTCGTACCGGGGCCTCAGGTGGTCTCCGTTGGAGATGCCCGAACCAACGCAGCCGGTGTTGCGTGAGTATCATCTTCATCGATGCTACCCCAAGCTTCTTATGAATAAAATCATTTCGAATCTTATTGTGTCTTGTCAGCCCACAAGCCCATCTTAACATCCTCATTTCCGTCACATGTAGCCTTAAGATGTGTGGGTTTTTTGTCGCCCAGCACGCCGCCCCGTGCAGAAGTGCGGGACGAATTGTCGTCTTATAGAACTTTCCCTTCAGTTTAGTCGGTACCTTACGGTCACAGAGGACTCCCGTTGCAAGTCTCCATTTGGCCCATCCTGAGTTAATTCTGTGACGGATATCCTCGTCAATGTCTCTGTTGCTCTGGATCATAGATCACAGATAACGGAAGGTTCTTTGGTATGATCTGTCCATCTAACATCAGTTCACCCTCGTCCGTTCTTGTTTCGTTGAAGTCGCACTTCAAGTACTCAGTCTTGGTTCTGCTGAGTCTGGAGCCCTTCGATTCCAGTGTCTGTCGCCACCACTCCATCTTGTGTTCTACATCTTGTTTTGATTCCCCAATGAGGGCGACATCATCCGCAAAGAGCATACACCAAGATATTTCCCCCTGTATGTATTTTGTGACTTGGTCCAGAACCAACGCAAATAAGTACAGGCGCAAGGCCGAACCTTGGTGTAGTCCAATCTTGATGGGAAAGTCGTCCGAGACACCGTCGGACGTCCGGACCCTGTGACAGCTCCCTCGTATATATCCTTAATGAGGGATATATATTTAGATGGTACCCTTTTCTGTTCGAGTGCCCACCACATTACCTCTAGAGGGACTCTGTCATAAGCCTCTCGAGGTCAATGAATACCATATGTAGATTTTGGGCATCAGAGTCAAATTTAGTTAAGCTGGAGTAACGAAATTTAGattatgatttatttttatttttgaagcaaaATTTTGATTATGATATGTCCTAATGGTGGATTAAGTTAATAATATTATTTATATGCTCACACTGGTTCTTATTTAATTACCAACATGTTTTTTCGATCAACTATGCATGCACCCATTTAAAATGGGGGGAAAAGCCAAAGCAAAAGCACTACTTCAATGAGTTTGTTCACTTAGCTTCATGAGGGAACAAAATCAGAATCCATTATAAACCATAaaaccttgaaaaaaaaaaaaaaaaaaacacacagaaACTAAAGCCTCTCttaatttctctctctctcaatgttatttttgttgttgtactTATCTTCTTCTAGCAGCAGTTTCCCTCTGACCAACGAAGTAAACAGCAGCAACAGGGAGACCTAAACCATTTTCCTGGGAGAAACTTCTTGTGTTGAAACCATCTCTTGATTTTGGTGGTGCAGTAATCACTGTTTGCCTTCCTTTTTGTTTGAATAAAATGAACACATACCTGTGGATCCCAATAACTGGCTTTGGTATCTCATAACTCACTATTTCTTTTCCTGCATGCATTACATATATCATATATGTTCAGTATCACTATGCatgtaatgaaattctcaaacaaAACTTCAGATTATTTAGTACTCACCAAATGAGGCATCAGTAGTGCCAGGAATATCAGTAACAATCCTGAAAAAGCAAAAAGCAAATGTTTAGGCATATGACCCCATGCAGAGATGACTATGTTGCTATGAGATTAGGATTGATATTAGTAGCAAACCAGTGAAGATGTTCTCTTAGGTATGGATCACTTGGCCCTGGAGCATCAGGATCTGTCATGACCTAATTTGAACACAAAGAGAAAAAGTTTATCTAATTAGCTAGCTACATTAGAAGTACAAAACTTGAAACATTTAGGTGTAagttaaaaagaaagaaaagttatTACAAGTGTGTAAGCAGCCCTCATATCAAGGCCACCGATCTCGACTCGAGGTTTCATGGAGAAGGAAGCTGGCATAAATTCATGACCATTAGAAACTTGCTTTGTGTTGTAAATAACTTTCATTTCTACGCTAGGGTTAAACTCATCTACTACCTCCCCTACAACTCCACCTACTCTCAGTGTTGCCATGGACTTCACCATTATAAGAGAAAGTGAGAAAGTGCTGAATGTTTTTGTTTGTGAGAGATAGAGAATGAGGCAGTCAAGTGTTGGAGATTTTGATTGAGAAAATACAAGCATTTTATAAGGAGAAAGAGCTTAGAATTGAAGCTTTATAGATTCTTCTACAATGTTATATAATCCATGCAAGTCTGAAATTAAGgaaaaaaacatgcttgagattttCCATAGTTGGTATAATGGGGTGTTAAAAGATTGAAGAGACAGCCAATAAGATGTCTTTGGAATTTCTTTTGAATGGGTTATGGCCCTTATGGGTATCTGTCTAAGGTTGATTGGCAAAATGAGAAATTACTTTTGCTTAATTTATTTGAGTAATTTTGGTACTAAACAAGCTGTAAGGTGGGTACTCTCTCTTAATTTGAGTATTTTAACAGTTATTGGAAGTACTTTGAAAAGCCAAAAATGGCATGTACctccaaagttgaagaaaagtTTGTTCCAAGTGTCGTTTTTCAGCCGTTCTGATATGAGTTATTGTTACACCCGGGAGAAAAAAAACTCCTACATTTCTCTGGTGAGAACCCTCTTGGGACTTGTGGGTCAAATCCAAGCTTTAAAAGGTTGCAACGTGACCAATCTAGAATGTAAATGTTATCGATTTCAAATCCAAGCTTTAAAAAGTTGCAACGTGACCACGGAATTCTCACAGTTCTTTCACGAGTAATTTAAAATTATCATATTCATTTGTGCTTTTGGAATCGCATATGATTGAGTAAAATGAGTAGGTTACTTCTGAAGTGTAGTCCATAGACCCATAATTTCTGATATAAACAATCTGATAAAGCCATATCTCATCAACAACATTCACCACTTTAGAATATGTGTTTACAGTTACTGAAGAGTTTTATTCAGTTAACAATTAGCTAAGATCAAGCCAAAGGCACAAAAAGCAGAAGAACCTTTTGTGCACTTGTCTCAGATTGCACCAGGAGGGAGCTAATTGATCACAACTGAATTTATGCTTAAAGGAAGGGTGAAATGGTGACCTAAGTGATCAcaattgaaattaaaaaaaagaatcaaGAAAGATGAGCTCAGAAGGCACTCTTAACTTGTAATGATAAAGAGTTCATGACAGAAATTCCCATGCATGAGCTTTTATAGAATATAGTTGTTCAACATATTGTTTAGAAACCTATCCAGGGCTAATCCAAGAATGTCAAGGGTTCAAATTCATCcgtagatgcaaaaaaaaaaaattaaaaaaaaattatagggtATATATGTCAGACTGCAGGAGGAGGGGGAGCTAGTCTTCACTCATTGATGGTGTGGGTTAACAGGCTAGTCTACCTAATCAGAATCCCTAGCCTGCCACCTTAAACAAACATAGGGGGTTTAGTATAGCTCAATTAGCATAGCATCTCTTTTACTTTAGTTACAACAAACCTTGACCAGTGACTAAGATATGATCATCAGCAGAACCATTACAATAGTGGAAAAGTGGTCCTGTGTGTTCTCATTTGCTCAGCAGCCACCTCACTCAACTAGGGATTTATGGAATACCCCTGTAGAAAGGAAAACAAGGGCTGGGTATACAGTGGTTTGACCTAATCATCCTTGGTCTGAACTGTTAATGCAGGTCCTGCTATTTGCTTGATGCCAATCCAAGACTTGGCTTCATGTGACAAACCAACCTACATGAATTCATGGCATGTGCAAAATCTACTATCTGACCCTCTAACCATAGTCTAGATGATGACGACTTAAAAATCCATCAGGTATTAGTGTATCGACGAATCATGAGAATGAGGTCGGTCAGTTTTTGTTCAGTTACGCGCAAACAATGGTGCAGGGCGTATAAGGGCAAGTAATGGATTAACCCAAGCAATGGCTAGAATTGAGTGAAAATGTTTCCATCAAAAGATCATAAGGTTATATTCATAGTTACATGATGCATTAAGTCTCACATGTTTGGAGATTAAAAAAAATCCTTGTAAGGGGTCATAACTCATAGCTACAGATAACATAAAACATACTAGTTCAGTCTCGCTGAGGAAACAGTGTGCATAAGTGAAGGTAACAAACAGAAACCAAACAACATGTAGACACCCAATATCCAGAAGCGAAAAAAACCTAAATACTCTAACCAATACATATACTTACATGGCTTTTGCTGTTTCACATACTATGGAAAACTTAGCAAGAAGACCACATAGTTGAAGCAAAGAACCAACTCCATCACAGATTCTCATATGAGCAAATCCAGTCTCCTGCAGTACATGcccaagttaaaaaaaaaaaaaattaggagtTGCAATAAGGGTGACACCTTGCGGAGAAACATATCAACTTAACCTCAAAATAGCCATATATTTCGTTTATACCTTCAAAAACTCTAATTTCAGATACTCGGGCATGTCGTAGTTCTTAATTATTCTGAAAAGGGTTGTTATCACATCAGTTGGAGAATAGCCCATATCATACAGTTGCTTCAAAGCAGCACATGCATCATCAAAGTTCCCCTCGAGTATATTGCGAACCATGTTCTTAACATGTAAAGGGTGTGGCTGGTCACACACCTGTACATACAAAAAGATCTCACTCAGATACCAGAAAAACATGAACAGAATATCGACGTGAAAAAAGTAAATAAGATGTTTCGACACCTGACCTTAAACACATTCTCTTGATTGACAAATCGAAACCCACTGAAAGTAGCTTGCAAGTTATTCAGTGCCTGTCTCATATCACCATCTGCAGTGAAAATGATGGCTTCTAGACCTTCCGGCACGTAAGGAACCTTCAGTCATTAGAAACAAAGATCAAATTAAATGCTTAAATACATGTGTCAAGACATGTGGCGTATGTAACTTAGGGTTCCCAGTGATAATTCCCAGGGGCAATTTTGAGGGTGGTAGCCACTGTAATCCGTGGGAGCACATGTTCTGTTCAAGTCATGTTGTCTATTATCATACAACTAGAAAGATAGTAATGCATTTGAATATATGGCCCACAGGTCATTACGGTAACCCTAGGGCACTACGTAAGCACGAATGGGGAAAGCAGATAAACTCCCTTTTACTTGGATTAACCAATTCATCAAAATAAGGCATACCATGCTGTGAATGATTCAAGGTCATATCACCAGAGCTAAAAAGTATTTTCAATGTCATGCATAATAGCATTTAGAATGTGATAAGGTGTTGTGACAGTCAGATAGTTGTTACTGGGATAGACCTTGCTATTTGAGTATCACATGTCCTTATCAGAATGTTTGCCTATATTTTGATGTATGTGACGTGCACCAAGCTTTCTGTTCCAACTAATGTTCCTGTCTAAGAGCCTCATTGATGCTTCATTGTTTTCAGGCTTAAACCAGTGACGATTGAAATGCATCGCATCCATGGATTTCCGAACAATATAATTCAATGAGACATATATCTCTAAACGAGTTTGTTCCCCAAGAGAACACATTATCCACCCTAAGATCCCAATGCAAATGATATCCATAAATAGTAACTTCCATTCGCATATTCTCCACCTTACGGGGGGTTAAGAAAGAAGTGGTTAGGACTAAAGAAGATGCAAATACCTTTTCAGCTTGGACCACTACCATAAGACGACCAAGGATCTCCTGGTCCGACAATCTTGAGAAACGAACCAAAGCACATCTACTCTGAATGGGCTCAATAATTTTCGAAGACATATTACAAGCAAGACCAAAACGCGTGGAGTTTGAATAAATTTCCATCGTTCTCCTCAAAGCCTGTTGTGCTCCTGATGTCATGCTGCATTTTTTTCAAGACAACGGCATATATATCAACTATCGTGAAGCTTAAATATATGAAACAACACAAAACAAAAGGAATCAAACACTGTGCCAGTGTGACAAAAAGAAAATGCAAGAGCTTCTTGGTAACCAAATGGGTGAATTTACCTGTCGGCTTCGTCCAGAATAATAATCTTATGACGCCCCGGTGGTAAAGTCACTTTCTTTTGAGCAAACATCTTGATTTTGTTTCTCACAACATCAATTCCCCTAAAACAAGAAACCGGGTACTCATAAAATTATCAATACTAACAAACCCAACAGCATAattctcaacaatcaaacaaattCGACGAACACACTGGAGAGACAAAACCCTAATACCTGTCATCTGATGCATTTAGCTCTAAAACAGCTTCCTTACAATTTGGCCCTAAAAGTTCATGTGCAAGAGCCAATATACTTGTAGTTTTTCCAGTTCCAGGAGGACCCTGCAATCACAACAACATTGCCGTTACAATGAATACAAAAATTTGCCCTAATTTTTCATGAAAGATGAATTTAACAGAAATCTTCAAAATTGATCAAAATGTAAACATGGGTTTTGGAAAACAACTGGATTTATTCGTATAGACAGAAAAAAGGTGAGATTTTTTACTTACAGCTAAGATGAGATTGGGCATATTTCCATCCCTAGCGATGATTTCAAGCCTTGAAACAGCATCTTCGTTACCAACGATGTCTATGACTTTGTTAGGTCTGTACTTCTCTACCCATGGCATCTCATAACCAAGGGTTGTTGATGAAGCCGATGATGAAGCCATCTTTTTTTCTTCTGGGAGGTTTTCAGAACCAACTGTGACGCGAAATAAAAACCCCGAAAACCCCATTGTGGGGGGAATTTGGAGGGAATTTTCCGTGCCAAGGTTACGAGATTGGACCGTGCCATCTTTTATATCCGGGCTGTCTCGGTAAAGCATCGAACTGTGATGCCGGAAACACACATCGGGCAGCACGACATTAGTGGGGGTCTTGTTGTGAGGAGGGGTCACCCTCGTGACAGCTTCTGTAAGGGCGCTGTAAGGACGTGTTTTCTAACATTTGGATCTCATAGCCTAGATGTATTTAAATTTCGAAGCAATGTTTGagatattatttttaaatttttttcatgtcatataattttatttaattttattatatCATTTGTCCCTCTAACCAATCAAATTTAATGTACAACTGCTCTTTTGGCTCTTTTCTCTTTCCTAAAATTTTTTCTTCGTATAACTCACTAATGACTTTCTAATAATTCCTTATTATGTCTGTCCTTAGCTTAATAGAATGATAGAGATGAAGGGGGAGAGATTTTTATCAGTTAGTAATGGACTCATCATTCTGTGTAATATCAGATTGATTCTTATCCTTTTGAGATATAAAGCTTTTTCTTCGgcagtttttaaatttttatttcgCTATGTTTTCCGAATGATTTGCTCAATCTGCATGCCTcttatctgtgttatttatttgtgtccctaattattattttttctctaaTTATCTCCTTATCTTCTAGTTTTCTTTTAAGTAACTTGCTTTCTCCGTCTTCCTCATTTAGGACTTAACAAAGATATGAACTTTAATAGAACTAGTAATTTAAGTAATATTGTTAGTTAAAGGATGAATTAGGATACATTTTCCAAAGTACTTTGAGTTATTATCCAATTTTCAAAACTCCTAAACTGTTTGCCCTCTTTCTAAATCACATTGGAATCTAATCTCACAATCTTTTCGCTCTGTTCTATCTCTTTGTGATCCATATGAGCTCATCCTTCTATAGAAATTGTTAACCCTGGCTATAGGCCTTAAACTAAGATCTTGGATGTATGTTTAGGTTTCTTTGTTTCATGGGTAGAAGATTGCATGCTTCGGGAAATTATGTAATTCCAACTCTAGAAAAAACAATTTAGAGGTTTGTGCCACGATAAATAAGTTAAGATTTCTCGACATTCTTTTAGATTTTTCCTTTAGGTTCTAGTGTCGAATTTGATATCGTCTTTTCTTTTCAGCCTAATATGAATTTTATTTCTCAGTCATTCTCTTTCTAGATTGTATTTTTTACATCTCATAGCATGCATTTTATAAAATCTTCAATCATCTTTAGCATAACTTAATCTTGCAAATAGATTAGCATAACATTCACTAGATACGGAGATAAACATTCATCCAATTTAAACTTCAAACATAGTTCAACAACAATCATAATCCGTATGTTCATAAAAACTTAGAAACATatgttcataaaaactaataaaaatatatccATTTTAAAACGAAAATCAAAGATAAGAGTAGTGCTAAGTGCTTTAACTTCCGGCCGATAGTACtgcaaaatattcatatctagagaTACTACACTATATTTATCGTTTTTAAAAAGAGAAGTTAGGTATGCAGAGATGGGGTGCGATCTTTTCTTAATGGAAAATCAGATATCTTATTTTTCTCTTAAGCGTCTATATGAGGGTACATGTGTAACATGCATGAAACATTAACTTCGTAAGCTTCTTCACCCAATCCTTCCTAGAATTCACCCGCTAAAAAACTTACCCCGTGATACCTTGGTTTGCATCATACCCGTATTCTTGACATCATGTGATCTACACCACATATATTGGGAAAGATAATGATGGTGATAGTACAACATAAAGAGCCATGGTTCTCATTAAATAACACTACAACTTTAAGAGCCAGAGGTATGAAAATTGTATTCAAGCATGCCCATTCTCTTGATGTGGAGTTGGAAGGAAAAACCTTATTTATTCCTCCCGTTCGACTGAACCTCAACTTTGTTGAGAAAATATTTGGGAATTTCATGGACTTAGAAGCCAACAAGGATAAGGAGCTATTGCACGGATACTTTGTACATCGTGTATATGAAAAAATATATATCCAATTAGCTTGATACACATtatgttaacaaaaaaaaaagattatcaaaaaattaATCTACTCCTATGTTTTGAGATATTATCTTCAGTAATAAGTAACATTAATATATTGAAGCTTATGATAACAATAGAACTAACTAATGTTACCTAATAACAATCTCAAAAAGAACATGACAGCCGACACAGAAAGCTTCTTAAAAAAATACATCGAAAAAACTAAAAAGTAACATGACAAAAAAAAGTAACCCAATAAACTTTACCTTTTTTACAAACTCGACAATAAAAataatgaacttaaaaaaaagaaggaaataacTCGACTAACATAAGGAAATCTTAT
The nucleotide sequence above comes from Papaver somniferum cultivar HN1 chromosome 8, ASM357369v1, whole genome shotgun sequence. Encoded proteins:
- the LOC113301145 gene encoding CEN-like protein 1, translating into MVKSMATLRVGGVVGEVVDEFNPSVEMKVIYNTKQVSNGHEFMPASFSMKPRVEIGGLDMRAAYTLVMTDPDAPGPSDPYLREHLHWIVTDIPGTTDASFGKEIVSYEIPKPVIGIHRYVFILFKQKGRQTVITAPPKSRDGFNTRSFSQENGLGLPVAAVYFVGQRETAARRR
- the LOC113301144 gene encoding replication factor C subunit 2, yielding MASSSASSTTLGYEMPWVEKYRPNKVIDIVGNEDAVSRLEIIARDGNMPNLILAGPPGTGKTTSILALAHELLGPNCKEAVLELNASDDRGIDVVRNKIKMFAQKKVTLPPGRHKIIILDEADSMTSGAQQALRRTMEIYSNSTRFGLACNMSSKIIEPIQSRCALVRFSRLSDQEILGRLMVVVQAEKVPYVPEGLEAIIFTADGDMRQALNNLQATFSGFRFVNQENVFKVCDQPHPLHVKNMVRNILEGNFDDACAALKQLYDMGYSPTDVITTLFRIIKNYDMPEYLKLEFLKETGFAHMRICDGVGSLLQLCGLLAKFSIVCETAKAM